The window GGAGGTGAGGCCCTTGTTCTgcactgcccctcctccccctgcacccCAGGTTCCCAGGCTTGGGGTGATTGGAACCATCCAGCATGATGAGCGGTATTTCCTTCCCTATTCCTAGGCTGTGGCTGCAAAGCTGGATCTTCCAGATGACTTGATCGGATACTTTAGTCTCTTTCTTGTTCGAGAAAAAGAGGATGGAGCCTTTTCGTGTGAGTTTGTCTGGACTTTACAGCTTCCCTCTGTTTCCACTAGTGAATTTGCCTGTCTCCCCCAAGAATGTGGCATTTCCCCAGGGCTTCTCTCTTGAATTCCCTCTCCTGAGtttcattacattttctttttcttttttttcttttttaaacccaTAGTTGTACGGAAGTTGCAAGAGTTTGAGCTGCCTTATGTGTCTGTTGCCAGTCTTCGGAGTCAAGAGTATAAGATTATGCTAAGGAAGAGGTCAGGGCTGGgcttggaggagggagagggtgcTGGACTGGATTATGGGGCCACGTATTGAGACAGAATAATCTGGACAAGGAGGTAGTGCTGGGTGTTTCTACCAGGCCTCCCAAGCTTCCTCCAACTGTATCACCATTAGCCCCATACATAGTTCCAGATTGCTCCGGTTTTGCCCCTTTTCCATTCTGCCTCTTGCCTTCCCCCAGCTTAGCCCCATTACCCCTTTCCACCCCTTGGCCTCACAGTTATTGGGACTCTGCCTATGATGACGATGTCATGGAGAACCGGGTTGGCCTGAACCTGCTTTATGCTCAGGTGAGCTTGGAGCTGCCTCAGAACCCTTCCCCTGAAAATGGCTCTGGTGTCCCTCTGCCAAGAAAACTCCTTTCGTATCTTTACTGCCAGTTCATGGGGAAGTTTCTAGAATACTCTCAGGGCATCCGGCACAACCTCTACTCTCCCTGCTTTGTAAGCTGATACGGTCAAGGACTCAACTGCGAAGAGCTTGCTCAAATGTGGGGCTAGGGGTCAGGCTGGACAGAGGTAACTGGACACTCTGGGTCTCTGAATGGGAGCCCCGAACACCCCACCCCTTGTCTCCGCTGTAGACAGTATCAGACATTGAGCGTGGGTGGATCCTAGTCACCAAGGAGCAGCACCGGCAGCTCAAATCACTGCAAGAGAAGGTCTCCAAGAAGGAGGTGAGCCCTGCCTCCCTGTCTGCCTCCAAGGGGTTGCTTCCTCTGGGCTGTCCCACTTCCCCTCCTGACCCGTCCCGCGTGCTGACTGGGTTTCAGTTCCTGCGGCTGGCCCAGACGCTGCGGCACTATGGCTACTTGCGCTTTGATGCCTGTGTGGCTGACTTCCCGGAGAAGGACTGTCCAGTGGTGGTGAGCGCAGGCAACAGTGAGCTCAGCCTCCAGCTCCGCCTGCCTGGCCAGCAACTCCGTGAAGGCTCCTTCCGGGTCACCCGCATGCGGTGCTGGCGGGTCACTTCCTCTGTGAGTTGGGGTAGGAGGGGGAGGCCTTTGGGATGGAGGCCCGGCAAGCCTTGAGCTTCGGGAATGGGCTGGAGTGGGTCAGGGAGAGGCACATCGGTCAGAATGAGCTCAGCCTAATTCTTACCCTTCCTCTCCCAGGTGCCACTGCCCAGTGGAGGCACAAGCAGCCCAGGTCGCGGCCGGGGTGAGGTGCGCCTGGAACTGGCTTTTGAATACCTCATGAGCAAGGACCGGCTACAGTGGGTCACCATCACCAGCCCCCAGGTGTGAGCCCACCCTCAGGCCTCCTCTGGAGCCCATTGCACCGTCTCTCTTAGATACCCAAGTCTAGGGCTTCCAGGACTCCATGTGAGTGGGAGCCCTTGTCTTAGGGGTGCTGGGCTCAGGATGACCACCCAGTCAGGCTGAGCTCTCTCCTTGCCCTCAGGCTATCATGATGAGCATCTGCTTGCAGTCCATGGTAGATGAACTGATGGTGAAGAAATCCGGCGGCAGTATCAGGAAGGTAAGCAGCAAGCACAGACCAAGCAGCCGAGTGGTTGTGCTCTCCCTGCCGTTTGTCCTAGGTGTGATGCCTCTCccgagagggaggggaagggatggggATTCCAAAGGGAGTGATCAGCCCTTATCAGCACCTCATGTCTCCATCCCCAGATGCTACGCCGGCGGGTGGGGGGCACCCTGAGACGCTCAGACAGCCAGCAAGCAGTGAAGTCCCCACCGCTGCTTGTAAGTACTACTCCCTGGTcagtccccagcccccaggccttGTGTCACCTCCCCAGTGAGGTCTCTGatgcctctgcctcctcctccccaggagTCACCTGATGCCAGCCGGGAGTCCATGGTCAAACTCTCAGTGAGTTTCCCACGAGGGTTGGTGAGGTTGGTATTTGTAGGGGACCTTAGGGAGGCTTGAGCCCTCTGACCCCAACCCTGCCTTTATTACAGAGCAAGCTGAGTGCCGTGAGCTTGCGGGGGATTGGCACTCCCAGTACAGATGCCAGTGCCAGTGATGTCCACGGCAATTTCGCCTTTGAGGGCATTGGAGATGAGGATCTGTGATCTCCAGAGCTCGGATGTCTGCCCTCTACCCTGGAGGAGTGTTCAGAAACCTGCCCTGTGCCTGTATCCCCCAAACTGGGGTATTTTTCTTCGTATTGTCCCCTTTTCTCCTCGGCCAGGGGCCTCCTAAcctgccttcccttcccctccccagggctGGCTATACAAAGGATCGCTCAGAGCTGGCCTTCAATGCCAAATTAGCATTTAGTATTTTGCACAAAGTCCACGGGACCATGGCTACCTGCCTGGGGAGGAACCACAACTCCCCCCAGGCTGCTTCTGGCTTCtcggggccatgagccaaggggATGGGCAGAGGTCTGTGTATGGTCTGGCCCAGCTCCCCGTCATTAAACTCAGCCTGACTGCTGCCTACCTCTGGTTCCCTCTCACTGCCCCTGCTCCCCCCATCACAGCACGGACTGCTGTGCTACGGGCGAGGCCAAGCCGTGCTTGCCACCGCCAACTCAGCATAGACGTGGCTTTGTTAGTGTTTCCTTTATTATAAAGCActgaaataagttaaataaacagGTGCGAGGCTGGACAGTCCCCCAGCCAGTTCATCCACCGCCCCTGGGAGCAGTGGAGGTGGATACAGGGCCCTTCTCACTGAGCTTATGAAGTCGCATCAGTCAAGGCAAGGCCCCCCTGGTCCATATGGGCCTCCCGCCCATGGGGTTTGGACTGGTCCGTATAGTGCCTAGGTTAGTCTGTGTGGAGCCCCTGGCCAGCGGGGGAGGAAGGTAAAGGTGGCTTCTGGTCCATCTGTATAAAACATACAGGAGGGTCAGGGCTAATTCATAGAGCCCTAGGGGAGAAGGACCTAGTTCAGGGTGAGTCTGTGTGGAGAGCTCGGCTACCAGTGGCACCCAGGGCTGTTGGGCCCCGAGAGCTCAAAACAGAGGGGGGACTGTGAGGTGGCGCCCAGCCCTCAGAGGCAGAGAGGCCCGGCCCTCCTGCCCCACCATGGCCGTGCACCTTCTGGTGGCGTTTGTAGTTGTCCCAGTGGCCCGTGGTATAGGCGCAGGTGGCACAGCGGAAGGGCTTCTCGCCTGTGTGCCGCAGCATGTGGCGTTTGAGGTTCATGCTCTGGTTGCAGCTGTAGTTGCAAAGACTACACCGGAAAGGTTTGTCCCCAGAGTGGATTCGACCGTGACGCTTGAGGTTAGCCAGGTTGCCACAGGCATAGGGGCAGAGGGGGCACTTGTAGggcttctctcctgtgtggaCGCGCTGGTGCCGTTTCAGGTTATCCAGATGAGCAGAGGCGTAAGGACAGCGGGCACAGCGGAAGGGCTTCTCACCACTGTGCGTCTTCATGTGCCGAGCCAAGTGGTTGGGATAGTGAGTGGCAAAGGGGCAGAGGCTACAGGCAAAGCCTTTGTCACTGGGGCCCTGGGGTCCACCACTGGCGCCACTTCCAGTCTCTCCTCGCATGCAGCGCCCACACATGGCGGCTCCCAGCCGACTACCCTCCCCCTCTTCCAGCTCTTGTCCACAGTTCCGGCAGGTCCAAGGGAACAGCAGCTCTGGCAGTGGTTCTGATCCAGTCCCACACAGgccttccccttctcccctcaGCTGCCCACAGTCCGGCAGGAAACTGGCACCACCTGGTGGCACATGGAGGCTCAAATCTGGAAGCAGCAGGGCATCTGTGGAGACAGTGAGACCTGGGCTATGAATCCAAGTACCCCTAAGGCCACCCACCCACGTCCCAGGTTCTTTGGTCCCTGGCTTTTTACCTTCAGGTCGCCGGGGCACTGCCCCCTCCTGCTCTGTGGGACTGGGAGGCCGGGCAGGACGTGGAGCACAGCAGCGGAAGCCACAGGTCGGGCAGGGAGGAGTGGGGGGCCCCGCATGGGTGCGCTGATGCCGCCTCAGGTTGCCCAGGCTGCTGCAGGCAAAGGGGCAGTGGGGACAGCGGTAGGGCTTCTCGCCAGTGTGGGTGCGAGTATGTCGCGTCAGGTTGACGAGCTGGGCTGAGGCGTAGGGGCAGCGGCCACAGCGGAACGGCTTCTCCCCgctgtgtgtctgcatgtgccGCTTCAGGTGGCTCGAGTAGTGGGACACGAAGGCGCAGAGGCGGCATGAGTATAGTAGCCGTGGGGGCAGCGGGGGCCCCCCACCCGGCCCTCCTGCCCCACAACACGGCCCCTCACCTGTGGGCCCCCCACACAGCTGGCAGGCTGGGCCTGGCCTCTCACCCCTGGCCTCCCCTGGACCCCTGGCTGGCTCCTCAACTTCACTCTCCGCACTTAGTGCCCGGCCGCCCCCAGACTCGTCGTCGCTCAGCCCATagggaagcccaggcctggcCCCCAGAGAGTCTCCTGGTGAGACAGACATGAGAAGAGACATCAACACAGGCTAGGAACAGACTCCAAACTCCCTTTCTCACTTGCGGTCTCCCCACCTGCTGGGCTCCACCCTTTTCTTCAATTCAATGATCCTAAAAATTCAACACAAATCATCTACCTCCAAGTCTGGACTAACCTAGTGATGACAGAGTTGTACATAGGACCGGTGAATGGAAAAAGACCAAGGGCTCACGGTGGACCACATACTgaaatgaatcaataaataattAACTGATTCTTGggataagaaagtaaaaatacacaAGGCAGAGGCCTGATACTTTTTTCTAGTGCCTCTATCAGTAAGGactcttagtttttattttacaatCACCTCCATACTATCTCAAGAGGCAAAATTTGGAGGGAAGAGGAAACAAAGTAACGCATGTAATACCACTTCTAAGCCTAAAGGATGGGTTCTCTTTTACGTGGATTCTCTCAATGACTTTCAAAATCATCCTTCAGAAGTGGCATTAGTGGAATAGGTAGTACAGCAAACTAGGACGGGGTGATGCTAAGATCACAGGGAAGAGGAATGTGGAGGGATATTTCAGGGCAGAGACTAATACCTCCATACAGGAGGAGTGTATGCTGCAGGTGACAGGGAGATTAGATGTAAGTACTAACTTGAATGAGGTTGCTTCCCAGAACCTCTTAAAAATAAACTCATCTAAGGAATGGGCTAGGGAGCGGGATGAAGTTATTAAAAGGGCATTTACTTTTAACCAGTTGTTCCGTATGATTTCTCTACCGTCCTATTCATACCACCTTTGAACCAGGCCCCAGAACTTGACCTCAACAAAGTGATGGACCATCAGGCAAATGAAGAAATCTAGCTCAAATCTAAACTGAACCAGCCCCAGTGGCAGGAAACGGTGTTTTTGCTCACTGGCACTATACTCTAACCCGCCTCCTAAAGGCTGGGGTTCCAGCGGTCACTTCCTTAAGTCCCCCAAACCCACCTTCAGAGTCTCTCTCGAAGCCCATGAGCTGGTCGCTGTTGCCGtcaccttcctcctcttcctcttcttcctcaaaCTCCAGATCCTGGCCTAGTAGCAAATCACTCTCCAATACCAGGGCCCCGGGTCCTTCGTCGAGGGAGTCTTCGGTATCCACTGAAGAGGGGAAGAGGCTTGTAGATCCTCCCTCAGGAACCGGGCCCATCATTCGCACCCGGGGAGCCAGCCCTCGCAGACCGTACTTCCCGCACTCGTAGACCCTCTCGGGTTCCGTTAGTACCTCGATGGGAAGCTAGGAGTCCAGATCGCCCACCCCATCCCTCAAGAGTCCCCCTCCGCCCAGACCTGAACCCACACCACTGACCCCACCCCCGCTCCTCCCCGCTCGCAGCCCCTGACCCCTGACCTTTGACCCCCTCGCATTTCACGGGCTGCGGGTGGCTTTGCTTCCTTCGGGGCATCGTGACCGGCTCCAGCCCGACGCGCCTCCGGCCTGCggccgcccggccccgcccctcccaaTTCGGCCCGCCCGCCCTTCCTCTCAGGGCCCGCGGGCCGCCCCCATGCAGCGGCGCGGGCCCCGGGCAGCCCCCGGCCCTGGCCCCGGCGCCCAGCTCAGgccgctcccgccgccgccgccgccgccgccgcgtccATTCATGGAGCCCCCTACCCCCGCCCTACGGAGACCAGCTGGTACCTCCGTACTCGCTTCCGCTTCCGCTGTCGCAGAGCCACACGGGACGCGTAGTCCGTGGAAAGCAGAAGCCCCGAAAGCGTCCACAGCGTGACCAGGAAGTGATTGTGACGGAAGCAAGCGGGCGAGCCAATCGGGGATCAGATGAAAACTGGCCGGCAAGGAGGGCAGGTCAAACCGTGACCCTGGCTTTAGTCTTAAGGGTCGCCTGGCCGATCCTGACCCCTCCCTGGAGGAACAGGGAAATCGTTCCCCACCCTAGGAGGGGGTGAGGATGAGCCGCGACGCCAGGCCAGGCTGCCAGCGGCTCAGGGAGTTACCATAACCGACCCCCCTCTCCCTGAGTCTCGCACATCACAGGCAGGCAGGTAGGTGGGCAGGTGCGCGcccgcgcgcgcacacacaccacacacacaccgcacacacacacacacaccacacacacccacGCACCACACCACCCACACACAGGGAAGGGCTAGGTCGATGCTACTGGTGGGGACCAACTATGGAGCCAGGGCATCCTTGGTGGGTGGCCTGGACAGGATGGCagcagagaaaaaaggacacCATGGGCACGATTAGGTTTTGGCCTTTAGTCTGAAAAAGTGTTGACTGAAAGTGTACAACAGAGAGCGGGTACAAGCGGCTGGGGGCCATGGAGCcgccaataaaaaagaatgtcctTAAATAAAGTTCACAGAGTAAAAACCAGAACCACCAGTCCTTCCCTCCAACACAACAGAGCACAGGCACAGAACCGGTGATGAGCCCCAAGGAGCAAGGAGGCGGCTGGGGAGGACAGCAGAGGCTCCCAGGCTGCTGTGTGGAGGGAGAGCCCTCTTTGGAATGGGCTGAGCAAAGCCACCCAGCTCCCCCTGCACACCTCATAACCACTGCTAAGgctaaagaaaaagacaaaactcaGTCTCAGTCTGGAGGGCTCAGAAAACAGTCTAGGTGGGCAGGGGTCTGGACAACCGCTAGTCCCGCTTGGCCTTCTTCTTCTTGTCACTGTTGCCATTTTCTTCAGCCTCCTCAGTAGAGAGCACCTCCTCCAGTTTCCGCTTGCCACTCTCTGGCTGAAGTGCTGCTGTGTTTCGGGGCTTGAAGCAAATGATGATGCAGGTC is drawn from Mesoplodon densirostris isolate mMesDen1 chromosome 14, mMesDen1 primary haplotype, whole genome shotgun sequence and contains these coding sequences:
- the SNX17 gene encoding sorting nexin-17 isoform X2 is translated as MHFSIPETESRSGDSGGSAYVLRKEYGANVLPAFPPKKLFSLTPAEVEQRREQLEKYMQAVRQDPLLGSSETFNSFLRRAQQETQQVPTEEVSLEVLLSNGQKVLVNVLTSDQTEDVLEAVAAKLDLPDDLIGYFSLFLVREKEDGAFSFVRKLQEFELPYVSVASLRSQEYKIMLRKSYWDSAYDDDVMENRVGLNLLYAQTVSDIERGWILVTKEQHRQLKSLQEKVSKKEFLRLAQTLRHYGYLRFDACVADFPEKDCPVVVSAGNSELSLQLRLPGQQLREGSFRVTRMRCWRVTSSVPLPSGGTSSPGRGRGEVRLELAFEYLMSKDRLQWVTITSPQAIMMSICLQSMVDELMVKKSGGSIRKMLRRRVGGTLRRSDSQQAVKSPPLLESPDASRESMVKLSSKLSAVSLRGIGTPSTDASASDVHGNFAFEGIGDEDL
- the SNX17 gene encoding sorting nexin-17 isoform X1 gives rise to the protein MHFSIPETESRSGDSGGSAYVAYNIHVNGVLHCRVRYSQLLGLHEQLRKEYGANVLPAFPPKKLFSLTPAEVEQRREQLEKYMQAVRQDPLLGSSETFNSFLRRAQQETQQVPTEEVSLEVLLSNGQKVLVNVLTSDQTEDVLEAVAAKLDLPDDLIGYFSLFLVREKEDGAFSFVRKLQEFELPYVSVASLRSQEYKIMLRKSYWDSAYDDDVMENRVGLNLLYAQTVSDIERGWILVTKEQHRQLKSLQEKVSKKEFLRLAQTLRHYGYLRFDACVADFPEKDCPVVVSAGNSELSLQLRLPGQQLREGSFRVTRMRCWRVTSSVPLPSGGTSSPGRGRGEVRLELAFEYLMSKDRLQWVTITSPQAIMMSICLQSMVDELMVKKSGGSIRKMLRRRVGGTLRRSDSQQAVKSPPLLESPDASRESMVKLSSKLSAVSLRGIGTPSTDASASDVHGNFAFEGIGDEDL
- the ZNF513 gene encoding zinc finger protein 513, whose amino-acid sequence is MPRRKQSHPQPVKCEGVKVDTEDSLDEGPGALVLESDLLLGQDLEFEEEEEEEEGDGNSDQLMGFERDSEGDSLGARPGLPYGLSDDESGGGRALSAESEVEEPARGPGEARGERPGPACQLCGGPTGEGPCCGAGGPGGGPPLPPRLLYSCRLCAFVSHYSSHLKRHMQTHSGEKPFRCGRCPYASAQLVNLTRHTRTHTGEKPYRCPHCPFACSSLGNLRRHQRTHAGPPTPPCPTCGFRCCAPRPARPPSPTEQEGAVPRRPEDALLLPDLSLHVPPGGASFLPDCGQLRGEGEGLCGTGSEPLPELLFPWTCRNCGQELEEGEGSRLGAAMCGRCMRGETGSGASGGPQGPSDKGFACSLCPFATHYPNHLARHMKTHSGEKPFRCARCPYASAHLDNLKRHQRVHTGEKPYKCPLCPYACGNLANLKRHGRIHSGDKPFRCSLCNYSCNQSMNLKRHMLRHTGEKPFRCATCAYTTGHWDNYKRHQKVHGHGGAGGPGLSASEGWAPPHSPPSVLSSRGPTALGATGSRALHTDSP